In candidate division WOR-3 bacterium, the following are encoded in one genomic region:
- the rsxC gene encoding electron transport complex subunit RsxC: protein MLKFRGGVHPPEGKEATEHKPIETLPLPSRVLVPLSQHLGAPSKPVVKKGDKVFTGSVIGEPGGRISVPTHAPVSGTVAEIAELPHPLTGRLVTTIIIDSDGNDTLDPSIQEQNPGELTPQQIIEAVKNAGIVGLGGAAFPTFFKISPPADKPVDTLLINGCECEPFLTADHRLMLEKTEEIVEGTSYLALALGVSNVIIAIEDNKPDAIQAMREAVAGRNFRVVQLKTKYPQGAEKQLIKACLNREVPSGGLPADVGCIVQNVGTAFAVRNAVRFRRPLYERVVTVTGNGVKEPKNLWVRIGTPVKTLIDFCGGYNGEPKKIINGGPMMGIALSSDELPVLKGTSGILVFNRVPETPEQDCIRCARCIQVCPMGLSPTRLNYHIRAKRFAAAKSEHLLDCIECGCCAYVCPAKIRLVHTFKFGKAEIARLKV, encoded by the coding sequence ATGTTGAAATTTCGTGGCGGTGTTCACCCTCCAGAAGGTAAAGAGGCAACTGAGCATAAGCCGATTGAGACTCTGCCTCTCCCTTCGCGAGTACTTGTTCCCCTTTCCCAGCACCTCGGTGCACCCTCCAAACCGGTGGTGAAAAAGGGGGATAAAGTATTTACCGGTTCGGTGATTGGTGAGCCCGGCGGAAGGATTTCAGTCCCGACCCACGCCCCGGTTTCAGGTACTGTTGCTGAGATTGCCGAACTTCCCCATCCACTAACCGGCAGACTTGTAACCACGATAATCATCGATTCGGACGGCAACGACACCCTTGATCCTTCCATTCAGGAACAGAATCCGGGGGAACTTACCCCCCAGCAGATTATTGAGGCGGTAAAGAATGCCGGCATTGTGGGCTTGGGTGGTGCTGCCTTTCCGACATTTTTCAAGATCTCCCCGCCAGCTGATAAGCCGGTTGATACTCTGCTCATCAACGGCTGTGAGTGCGAACCATTCCTCACCGCCGACCACCGGCTGATGCTCGAAAAAACTGAAGAGATCGTTGAGGGCACCAGTTATCTGGCGCTGGCGCTTGGGGTAAGCAATGTGATCATCGCCATTGAGGATAACAAACCGGATGCGATTCAGGCAATGAGAGAAGCAGTAGCAGGAAGGAATTTCCGGGTTGTCCAGCTGAAAACGAAATACCCGCAGGGAGCAGAAAAACAGTTAATCAAGGCATGTCTCAACCGGGAGGTTCCCTCCGGCGGTCTGCCCGCCGATGTCGGCTGTATTGTCCAGAATGTGGGTACTGCCTTTGCAGTCCGCAATGCGGTCCGGTTCCGCCGCCCACTTTATGAGCGAGTAGTAACGGTTACCGGTAATGGGGTCAAGGAACCGAAAAACCTCTGGGTCCGGATCGGTACTCCGGTGAAAACCCTGATTGACTTCTGTGGTGGCTATAACGGCGAACCGAAGAAAATTATTAACGGCGGGCCGATGATGGGTATTGCGCTGAGCAGTGACGAACTGCCCGTACTCAAGGGTACTTCGGGCATCCTCGTGTTCAATCGGGTGCCGGAAACACCGGAACAGGACTGCATCCGCTGCGCCCGCTGCATTCAGGTATGCCCGATGGGACTTTCGCCCACCCGGCTCAATTACCATATCCGCGCCAAAAGGTTTGCTGCTGCCAAATCGGAACACCTCCTGGACTGCATTGAATGCGGCTGCTGTGCCTATGTCTGTCCGGCAAAAATCCGGCTCGTGCATACCTTCAAATTCGGCAAGGCAGAGATCGCCCGGCTCAAGGTGTAA